A genomic segment from Fusarium fujikuroi IMI 58289 draft genome, chromosome FFUJ_chr04 encodes:
- a CDS encoding related to light induced alcohol dehydrogenase Bli-4, with amino-acid sequence MQAAWTQLFPPKPTFTEDNVPSLEDRVFMVTGGTNGVGLELVHMLYSKGGTVYLPARSATKAQKTIDTIKTAYPESTGSLKTLHIDLNDLASVAACASAFLAQETRLDVLWNNAGISAAPSHEVTAQGYEPQMGINCLAPFLLTKLLLPVLKQTARRNPGPSTRVIFTGSGVMDMMAPPGGISLAELTPGKQSKDPTHNYTISKTANWFLASEFDRRVRSDGIICICQNPGNLSTNIWDRVPWHLRVPNKVFLHPPKRGAYSELWAGVSTDVKLEDGGRYGIPWGRWHPSPRKDLVQSLKMKEDGDSGIAADFWDWCDQQTKQFV; translated from the coding sequence ATGCAAGCTGCCTGGACGCAACTATTCCCACCCAAGCCTACTTTTACCGAGGATAATGTTCCTTCACTAGAAGACAGAGTCTTCATGGTGACGGGGGGAACTAATGGCGTCGGCCTAGAGCTAGTCCATATGCTGTACTCCAAAGGAGGCACAGTCTATCTTCCCGCCCGGTCCGCCACCAAAGCACAAAAGACTATCGACACCATCAAAACCGCATACCCAGAGAGCACTGGCAGTCTCAAGACACTTCACATCGATCTTAACGATCTTGCCTCCGTGGCAGCCTGTGCCTCTGCCTTTCTTGCGCAGGAGACGCGTCTCGACGTCTTGTGGAACAACGCGGGTATTAGCGCTGCACCATCACACGAAGTTACTGCCCAAGGATATGAGCCACAAATGGGAATAAACTGCTTGGCACCATTCCTTCTCACAAAGCTCCTGCTCCCCGTCTTGAAGCAGACAGCTCGCAGGAACCCTGGTCCTTCGACTCGAGTCATCTTCACAGGCTCAGGTGTAATGGACATGATGGCCCCTCCTGGAGGCATTTCGCTGGCCGAGCTTACTCCCGGCAAACAATCCAAAGACCCAACACACAACTATACCATTTCCAAAACAGCAAACTGGTTTCTCGCCTCTGAATTTGACCGGCGTGTGCGTTCAGATGGTATTATCTGCATTTGCCAGAACCCTGGAAACCTGTCAACCAATATCTGGGACCGCGTGCCGTGGCATCTCAGAGTACCGAACAAAGTCTTTCTGCATCCACCGAAGCGAGGAGCTTATTCAGAACTCTGGGCTGGGGTCAGCACAGATGTTaagcttgaggatggtggTAGGTATGGCATCCCTTGGGGAAGATGGCACCCGAGCCCGAGGAAGGATCTTGtccagagcttgaagatgaaagagGACGGTGATAGTGGAATTGCAGCGGACTTCTGGGATTGGTGTGACCAACAGACAAAACAATTTGTATAA